Proteins co-encoded in one Gossypium arboreum isolate Shixiya-1 chromosome 11, ASM2569848v2, whole genome shotgun sequence genomic window:
- the LOC108471453 gene encoding uncharacterized protein LOC108471453 codes for MDPSLPQNLEEYFTSSTTIKFDRPLLLLRGPIPAGTSDDPSSSPYILAFKDLPSWAAAYKSCESKIISQCEEGARIGCAITASNKCKPPWWQSLIGWKSMDLKERERCEDIELEACLVAAKEKCMGFAKEKCTMPFLNARIAVGEKEIMNKRVERMVHAASLPEESKWVYFIRSDNLGGS; via the coding sequence ATGGACCCTTCATTACCCCAAAATTTGGAGGAATATTTCACTTCTTCAACGACTATAAAATTCGACCGCCCCCTCCTATTACTCCGTGGTCCAATCCCGGCCGGAACTTCCGACGACCCATCATCTAGTCCATACATCCTTGCCTTCAAAGACCTTCCTTCTTGGGCCGCCGCTTACAAATCCTGCGAATCCAAAATCATATCTCAATGCGAGGAAGGTGCACGAATTGGGTGCGCCATCACTGCTTCCAACAAGTGCAAACCCCCTTGGTGGCAGTCCTTGATTGGTTGGAAATCAATGGACTTAAAGGAAAGAGAGCGCTGCGAAGATATTGAATTAGAAGCTTGTTTGGTTGCCGCTAAAGAAAAATGCATGGGCTTCGCCAAGGAAAAGTGTACAATGCCGTTTCTAAATGCGAGAATTGCGGTGGGGGAGAAGGAGATAATGAATAAACGGGTTGAGAGGATGGTACACGCAGCGTCGTTGCCGGAGGAAAGCAAATGGGTTTATTTTATCAGGTCGGATAATTTGGGAGGATCCTAA